A region of Persephonella hydrogeniphila DNA encodes the following proteins:
- a CDS encoding DUF7132 family protein, giving the protein MEQIKQWDVEVELVKTKSGAILYKITLSDNHFFLEQNPLKDSKYGFAYRKLKEKYPEFYMFWEIKNNRYTGKLLTGIFLEKEDIDRFITDILQSEEFKQYEDIKEEIEKQ; this is encoded by the coding sequence ATGGAACAGATAAAACAGTGGGATGTAGAAGTAGAACTTGTAAAAACAAAATCAGGTGCAATACTGTACAAAATCACTCTTTCTGATAACCACTTTTTTCTTGAACAGAATCCGTTAAAAGACAGTAAGTACGGTTTTGCATACAGAAAGTTAAAAGAAAAATACCCAGAATTTTATATGTTCTGGGAAATAAAAAACAACCGTTACACAGGTAAACTTCTGACAGGTATATTTCTTGAAAAAGAAGATATAGACAGATTTATCACGGATATTCTTCAGAGTGAGGAGTTTAAACAGTACGAAGATATCAAGGAAGAGATAGAAAAACAGTAG